In Balneolales bacterium ANBcel1, the following proteins share a genomic window:
- a CDS encoding undecaprenyl-diphosphate phosphatase, with amino-acid sequence MDLLHAILLGLLQGITEFLPVSSSGHLALGRALLGRDLEPGITFEIVVHFGSFCSIAVYFRKRILEILTDLFKSFSPAGIKSKRFVTDSNTRLSYIILLSMIPAGIVGFTMKDAIEALFLNPFFVSCMLLITGSLLYATKFMGKPAGDVDTGRGLLVGVAQAFAIIPGISRSGSTISVSLFSGMSRENAANFSFLMVLPVLAGAMLLEMMEVAETGIETAAVISLFAGFLTSFVSGYIALKYLIILLKREKFHYFAFYCWTVGIIGIVYFY; translated from the coding sequence ATGGATCTGCTACATGCGATTTTGCTGGGACTGCTTCAGGGGATTACGGAATTTTTGCCGGTGAGCAGCTCCGGCCATCTGGCACTGGGCCGCGCACTGCTCGGCCGTGACCTGGAGCCGGGAATTACCTTCGAAATTGTGGTGCATTTCGGCTCCTTCTGCAGTATCGCCGTCTATTTCCGGAAAAGAATTCTGGAAATACTCACCGATCTGTTCAAGAGCTTTTCTCCCGCCGGCATCAAAAGCAAACGGTTTGTTACCGACAGCAACACCCGCCTCAGCTACATCATTTTGCTGAGTATGATTCCTGCAGGAATCGTCGGTTTTACCATGAAGGATGCCATTGAGGCGCTTTTCCTGAATCCGTTTTTTGTCTCATGCATGCTGCTGATTACCGGCAGTCTTCTGTACGCCACAAAATTTATGGGCAAACCGGCCGGGGATGTCGACACGGGACGAGGACTTCTGGTCGGGGTGGCTCAGGCTTTCGCCATCATTCCCGGCATCAGCCGCTCCGGATCCACCATATCGGTCAGCCTTTTCAGCGGGATGAGCCGGGAAAACGCCGCCAACTTCTCTTTTCTGATGGTTTTGCCGGTACTGGCCGGGGCCATGTTGCTCGAAATGATGGAAGTTGCCGAAACCGGCATCGAAACCGCAGCGGTAATTAGCCTATTCGCCGGATTCCTGACCTCCTTCGTCTCCGGGTATATCGCTCTGAAGTACCTCATCATACTGCTCAAACGAGAGAAATTTCACTATTTCGCGTTTTACTGCTGGACGGTTGGAATCATCGGAATCGTCTATTTTTATTAG
- a CDS encoding slipin family protein, which yields MDTLFGVTDIITWVIVIAIFLGIVLPQMFKIMREYERAVVFRLGKFHMTKGPGLIILIPFIDKIERVDLRVLTINVDKQEVITKDNVTVHVDAITFFRVVDAEKAVINVEHYLSATSWLAQTTLRSVLGQAELDELLSERDKINKQIQEIIDQHTDPWGIKVVTVEVRDVTLPESMQRAMARQAEMERERRAKIINAQGEFQAAAKLVEAGKMIEGTPVALQLRFLQTMSEIGDESSTHTFLPIPMNFLEAFKPTIQDSSGRKATASVDPGDVDLDDPGLEDSSGSSSGKGQSGGGKSGSGKSGSSRSGGRKSGGKSGGKSKDSEK from the coding sequence ATGGATACACTATTTGGAGTTACCGACATTATTACCTGGGTAATTGTGATCGCCATATTTCTCGGAATCGTACTTCCCCAGATGTTCAAAATCATGCGGGAGTACGAACGGGCGGTGGTATTCCGGCTTGGAAAATTTCACATGACCAAAGGGCCCGGTCTGATCATACTGATACCCTTTATTGATAAGATCGAGCGGGTGGACCTCCGGGTTCTCACCATCAATGTGGACAAGCAGGAGGTGATAACCAAAGATAATGTCACCGTGCATGTCGACGCGATCACCTTTTTCCGTGTAGTGGATGCCGAAAAAGCGGTGATCAACGTGGAACATTATCTTTCAGCAACCTCCTGGCTGGCACAGACTACGCTCAGGAGTGTACTTGGACAGGCCGAGCTGGATGAACTGCTCTCCGAACGGGATAAAATCAACAAGCAGATCCAGGAAATCATCGATCAGCATACCGATCCGTGGGGTATCAAGGTGGTAACCGTTGAAGTGCGTGATGTCACGCTGCCCGAATCGATGCAGCGGGCCATGGCGCGTCAGGCAGAAATGGAACGGGAGCGCCGTGCGAAAATCATCAATGCGCAGGGAGAATTCCAGGCCGCTGCAAAACTCGTGGAAGCCGGAAAAATGATTGAAGGAACACCGGTGGCCCTGCAGTTGCGCTTCCTGCAAACCATGTCGGAAATCGGTGATGAGAGCTCAACTCATACCTTCCTGCCTATCCCCATGAACTTCCTGGAAGCGTTCAAACCCACTATTCAGGACAGCTCTGGTCGAAAAGCAACTGCAAGCGTCGATCCCGGGGATGTGGATTTGGACGATCCCGGACTGGAAGACAGTTCCGGCAGTTCTTCGGGTAAGGGGCAATCCGGCGGCGGAAAATCCGGAAGCGGAAAATCCGGAAGCTCCAGGTCAGGTGGAAGAAAAAGCGGAGGAAAGTCCGGTGGAAAATCCAAAGACTCAGAAAAATAG
- a CDS encoding nodulation protein NfeD produces MKQIHAIALMLFLAGAGLVLAGGDRSVPEMSRTGETSSGIFSVLLDGGEQNDVTREAKTTVSVIRVEGSIGPTVSNYVSRSLDEAREREDEMLIIELDTPGGLLNVTQDLVQMMLASELPIAVYVSPQGANAGSAGTFITLAAHVAAMAPATSIGAASPVTMGGGEADTVQQQKVFNYAESFIESVAERRDRNVEWAKSAVRDGASITSSEAIEINVINFLAEDLQDLLEQMHGFEVEGHKLVTSDAEVNRIDPNLAERFFGFLMRPEILLILTLVAIYGILGEISNPGAIVPGVAGVISLVLLLFGVAAMPINVAGFILIALAIILFVMEAFTPTFGLLLGGGAVAFFLGALMLFQDLPQDMQLSLAWLIPATVITVLFFGWVVYYGLRAQFGSTRTGVQTLVGQNTRALEKIDADKGRVMIQGEYWSARSDHPVKKGEWCEVTAVEGLTLRVKPVNKSRKEKP; encoded by the coding sequence ATGAAACAGATTCATGCCATAGCATTGATGCTCTTTCTAGCGGGTGCCGGATTGGTGCTTGCCGGTGGGGACAGAAGCGTGCCGGAGATGAGCCGGACAGGAGAGACATCTTCTGGAATATTTTCGGTTTTACTTGATGGCGGAGAGCAAAATGATGTGACTCGGGAAGCGAAAACCACGGTGAGCGTGATCCGTGTCGAAGGCTCCATCGGGCCTACGGTCAGCAACTACGTCTCACGGTCACTTGACGAGGCCCGGGAGCGGGAGGATGAAATGCTCATTATTGAACTGGATACCCCCGGCGGGCTGCTGAACGTGACCCAGGACCTGGTGCAGATGATGCTCGCCTCCGAGTTGCCAATTGCCGTGTATGTCTCCCCACAGGGGGCCAACGCCGGAAGTGCCGGCACATTCATCACACTCGCGGCACATGTGGCAGCCATGGCACCAGCTACCAGCATCGGAGCGGCTTCGCCGGTAACCATGGGCGGCGGGGAGGCCGATACCGTCCAGCAACAGAAGGTTTTCAATTACGCCGAGAGTTTCATTGAGAGTGTTGCCGAGCGTCGCGATCGCAACGTTGAGTGGGCAAAGTCGGCTGTGCGGGACGGAGCCTCCATCACCAGCAGTGAAGCGATCGAAATCAATGTCATTAATTTCCTGGCCGAAGACCTGCAGGATCTCCTGGAGCAGATGCACGGTTTTGAAGTGGAAGGGCACAAACTGGTGACCAGTGACGCGGAAGTCAACCGAATCGACCCCAACCTGGCCGAACGCTTCTTCGGCTTTTTGATGAGGCCCGAAATATTGCTGATTTTGACCCTGGTCGCAATTTACGGTATCCTGGGTGAGATCAGTAATCCCGGAGCCATCGTGCCGGGTGTAGCCGGGGTCATTTCACTGGTATTGCTGCTTTTTGGAGTGGCCGCCATGCCCATCAACGTGGCGGGCTTCATCCTGATCGCACTGGCCATTATTCTGTTTGTTATGGAAGCTTTTACTCCTACGTTCGGACTCCTGCTCGGCGGGGGAGCCGTCGCTTTTTTCCTCGGCGCCCTCATGCTGTTTCAGGACCTGCCACAGGATATGCAATTGTCGTTGGCTTGGCTCATCCCCGCTACTGTCATCACCGTTCTGTTTTTTGGATGGGTGGTCTATTATGGTCTCCGGGCGCAGTTCGGCTCCACGCGCACCGGTGTGCAGACCCTGGTGGGGCAGAATACCAGGGCTCTGGAAAAAATTGACGCAGATAAAGGGCGCGTCATGATTCAGGGCGAATACTGGAGCGCTCGCAGCGATCACCCCGTTAAAAAGGGTGAATGGTGTGAAGTGACGGCGGTCGAAGGACTCACTTTACGAGTGAAACCGGTGAATAAAAGCCGGAAAGAAAAGCCGTAA
- a CDS encoding alpha-amylase family glycosyl hydrolase — MKKKNLGASPVKGGYRFRVWAPHADEVFIVGTFNDWDKTSHPMKPEGDGVWSLTIRGAKAGDEYRYRIIHGKEDAGEADENGGESRSHKKGRPGKQGDGSKSDPGNGTDKHGKELLRIDPYARRVTNSVGNTIIKYPHCKKRIDFRLPPLNEWIIYELHIGTFGKMDGHDGPGTLDVAIDRLSYLKELGVNVIEIMPLAEFAGGYSWGYNPAHIFAVESDYGTPRSFREFVNKAHRLGMAVILDVVYNHFGPSDLDLWQFDGWHENNMGGIYFYNDDRANTPWGDTRPDYGRQEVRNYIRDNALMWFEEYDIDGLRWDMTAFIRNVYGRNNDPHNDLPDGWSLMQWVNEEIRRVKPEAITIAEDLQGNPYLTKKTDDFGAGFDSQWAAPFVHAVRDALIVADDADRDMEAVRDAVLHRYYLNAFERVIYTESHDEVANGKARVPEEIDPGSASSWEAKKRSTLGATIMFTSPGIPMMFQGQEFLEDDWFHDQDPIDWTKKETYAGILQLYRNLIGLRLNKTGKAKGLTGQEVNVFHVNNADKLIAYHRWDSGGAGDSVVVVANFSRNKHERYNIGFPHVGEWIVRFNSDSRFYDSGYRDFGSDRVQAEGKSRDGLPAQAELSIAPYSALILTLG; from the coding sequence ATGAAAAAAAAAAATCTTGGTGCATCTCCCGTAAAGGGCGGATACCGTTTCAGAGTCTGGGCCCCGCATGCCGATGAGGTGTTCATCGTCGGCACCTTCAACGACTGGGACAAAACGTCACATCCCATGAAACCGGAAGGAGACGGAGTGTGGAGCCTGACGATCAGGGGAGCAAAAGCAGGTGACGAATACCGATACCGGATTATTCATGGAAAGGAGGATGCCGGCGAAGCCGATGAAAACGGCGGGGAAAGCCGAAGTCACAAAAAAGGGAGGCCGGGGAAACAGGGCGATGGGAGCAAAAGCGATCCCGGAAACGGCACCGACAAACATGGAAAAGAGCTGCTCCGGATTGATCCTTATGCGCGCAGAGTGACCAACAGCGTGGGCAATACCATCATCAAATATCCCCACTGTAAAAAGCGCATTGACTTCAGACTGCCCCCTTTGAATGAATGGATCATCTATGAGCTGCATATCGGTACTTTCGGCAAGATGGACGGCCATGACGGACCAGGTACCCTCGATGTCGCCATCGATCGACTGTCGTATCTCAAGGAGTTGGGTGTCAATGTGATAGAAATAATGCCGCTGGCCGAGTTTGCCGGGGGATACTCGTGGGGATACAACCCGGCGCATATCTTTGCCGTCGAAAGCGATTACGGCACCCCGCGGTCATTTCGGGAGTTCGTGAACAAGGCGCACCGGCTGGGAATGGCTGTGATACTGGATGTCGTGTACAACCACTTTGGGCCGAGTGACCTGGACCTCTGGCAGTTCGACGGCTGGCACGAAAACAATATGGGAGGTATCTATTTCTATAATGACGATCGGGCGAATACCCCCTGGGGTGATACACGCCCGGACTACGGCCGGCAGGAGGTTCGAAACTACATTCGGGACAATGCCCTGATGTGGTTTGAGGAGTATGACATAGACGGCCTTCGCTGGGATATGACAGCCTTCATCCGTAATGTATACGGTCGTAACAATGATCCGCACAACGACCTGCCTGACGGATGGAGCCTGATGCAATGGGTGAATGAGGAAATCAGGCGCGTCAAACCGGAGGCGATTACCATTGCGGAAGACCTGCAAGGAAATCCCTATCTAACCAAGAAGACCGATGATTTCGGTGCGGGTTTTGACAGCCAGTGGGCCGCACCCTTCGTCCATGCCGTGCGTGACGCGCTAATTGTAGCTGATGACGCAGATCGTGATATGGAAGCCGTCCGAGATGCGGTGCTGCACCGCTACTATCTGAATGCCTTTGAAAGGGTCATATACACCGAATCACATGACGAAGTCGCCAACGGCAAGGCGCGGGTGCCCGAAGAAATAGACCCGGGAAGCGCGTCATCATGGGAAGCCAAAAAGCGATCCACACTTGGTGCGACAATCATGTTTACCTCGCCCGGAATCCCCATGATGTTTCAGGGCCAGGAGTTTCTGGAAGATGACTGGTTTCATGATCAGGATCCCATAGACTGGACCAAAAAGGAGACCTATGCCGGCATTCTGCAGCTTTACCGCAACCTCATCGGCCTGAGGCTTAACAAGACCGGGAAGGCGAAAGGGCTGACGGGGCAGGAGGTCAACGTCTTCCATGTCAATAATGCCGACAAACTGATTGCCTATCACCGCTGGGATAGTGGAGGAGCCGGTGACAGTGTGGTCGTGGTTGCCAATTTTTCGCGGAATAAACATGAACGTTACAATATCGGCTTCCCTCATGTCGGCGAATGGATCGTCCGTTTTAACTCCGACAGCCGGTTTTATGATTCCGGATACCGAGATTTCGGAAGCGATCGCGTGCAGGCCGAAGGGAAGTCTCGTGACGGACTGCCGGCACAGGCCGAACTCAGCATTGCTCCCTACAGCGCGCTTATATTGACGCTGGGGTGA
- a CDS encoding DUF2459 domain-containing protein gives MADITPHLHIRNGLLAVLAVWACTGCLGPVAELYPDDRDERPVPVHIVKVGWHAGLVVESEHLGDAFPDHEYMPDGERLKIGWGDDKYYPDSDPSFWVLLRAIFWPSRSVLHVVGMDVPVERYFPGSDVITLHISEEGMQEMTDFLVGYFRTDDSNQPIYHSYGRYGASAFFKARGRYYIPKTSNVFTARALRAAGVPITPVYAVTAGNVMRQAGRAADED, from the coding sequence ATGGCCGATATTACCCCGCACTTGCATATCCGCAACGGATTGCTGGCCGTTTTGGCGGTCTGGGCCTGCACAGGATGCCTGGGACCGGTAGCCGAACTCTACCCTGATGATCGGGACGAACGGCCGGTGCCGGTTCATATCGTTAAAGTGGGATGGCATGCCGGCCTGGTGGTGGAATCCGAACATCTTGGCGATGCGTTTCCCGATCATGAGTACATGCCCGATGGCGAGCGATTGAAAATCGGCTGGGGTGACGACAAGTATTATCCGGATTCGGATCCATCGTTCTGGGTGCTCCTGAGGGCGATCTTCTGGCCCAGCCGGAGTGTGCTGCATGTAGTGGGTATGGATGTGCCTGTGGAGCGGTACTTTCCCGGCTCCGATGTGATTACACTGCATATTTCGGAAGAGGGCATGCAGGAGATGACGGACTTTCTTGTGGGATATTTCCGTACAGATGACTCCAATCAGCCGATCTATCACAGCTATGGCCGGTATGGTGCCAGTGCCTTTTTCAAGGCCCGGGGCCGCTATTATATTCCAAAGACATCCAATGTGTTTACCGCCAGGGCGTTGCGGGCGGCAGGAGTGCCGATTACCCCGGTGTATGCCGTCACTGCGGGAAATGTGATGCGCCAGGCCGGAAGGGCCGCGGATGAAGATTGA
- a CDS encoding LLM class flavin-dependent oxidoreductase, whose translation MEFGIYTFVENTPLAGSGQTLTPQERIRNLMEEAELADQAGLDVFAVGEHHRPEYISSTPPLLLAGAAERTRDIRLSSAVTVLGSEDPVRVHQQYATLDLLSGGRAEIMAGRGSFIESFPLFGQELDKYDEIFAEKLQLLLALRESERITWEGSHRPAIDNRGVYPRPLQEQLPVWVAVGGTPQSAVRTGSLGLPMAIAIIGGNPAQFAPLARLHREAALEAGHPVPALSINSHGFLADDSQQAKEEAYPAFKVTMDRIGRERGWPPMTREQFDASCTMYGANAVGSSQEVIEKVLAQHEIFGHQRFMLQLTVGSIPHDKVMRAIELLGSEVAPAVNKALGT comes from the coding sequence ATGGAATTTGGCATATATACCTTTGTAGAAAATACTCCATTGGCCGGCAGCGGCCAAACGCTCACACCGCAGGAACGGATCCGTAACCTGATGGAAGAGGCGGAACTGGCAGACCAGGCGGGCCTCGATGTTTTTGCCGTCGGTGAGCATCATCGACCGGAATACATCTCGTCAACACCGCCGTTGTTACTTGCGGGAGCTGCGGAACGGACCCGGGACATCCGGCTGAGCAGCGCCGTTACCGTTCTTGGCTCGGAGGATCCCGTGCGCGTACATCAGCAGTACGCCACCCTTGACCTTCTTTCGGGTGGCCGGGCCGAAATTATGGCGGGTCGCGGATCCTTCATCGAATCTTTTCCCCTTTTCGGGCAGGAGCTCGACAAATATGACGAGATTTTCGCTGAGAAGCTGCAGCTTCTGCTGGCGTTACGGGAGTCGGAGCGTATCACCTGGGAAGGCAGCCACCGGCCGGCCATCGACAATCGCGGGGTGTATCCACGGCCGTTGCAGGAACAACTTCCCGTCTGGGTGGCGGTAGGTGGCACACCGCAGTCGGCGGTACGTACCGGTTCGCTGGGCCTGCCGATGGCCATCGCCATCATTGGAGGCAATCCCGCACAATTTGCGCCACTCGCCCGGCTGCATCGTGAGGCGGCGCTGGAAGCCGGGCATCCTGTTCCGGCGCTCAGCATCAATTCCCACGGATTTCTTGCCGACGATTCACAGCAGGCGAAAGAGGAGGCCTACCCCGCGTTCAAAGTTACCATGGACCGGATCGGGCGCGAGCGCGGCTGGCCGCCGATGACACGTGAGCAGTTCGATGCTTCCTGCACAATGTACGGTGCGAATGCGGTTGGGAGTTCGCAGGAAGTGATCGAGAAAGTGCTGGCTCAGCATGAGATTTTCGGGCACCAGCGATTTATGCTGCAGTTGACGGTGGGCAGCATTCCGCATGATAAAGTGATGCGCGCCATTGAACTACTGGGAAGCGAAGTAGCGCCTGCAGTGAACAAGGCACTGGGAACCTGA
- a CDS encoding peptidylprolyl isomerase: MATIKEGDTVKVHYTGKVADGTVFDTSREREPLEFTIGEGKLIPGFEKAVVGMNVGDTNTVTIPTQEAYGEKRDDMIVDVEKNQIPEDIKPEVGQQLQIQQQDGGAIPVVITDVTDDTVKLDANHPLAGQELIFEIEVVEVA; encoded by the coding sequence TTGGCTACTATAAAAGAAGGCGATACCGTAAAGGTACATTACACAGGAAAAGTCGCAGACGGAACCGTATTTGATACTTCCAGGGAACGGGAGCCGCTTGAGTTCACCATAGGTGAAGGAAAGCTGATTCCGGGATTTGAAAAGGCGGTTGTCGGTATGAATGTCGGCGACACCAATACGGTCACCATCCCGACTCAGGAAGCGTATGGCGAAAAACGCGACGATATGATCGTTGACGTTGAAAAGAACCAGATTCCGGAGGATATAAAGCCGGAAGTAGGACAGCAGCTGCAAATTCAGCAGCAGGACGGCGGGGCCATCCCGGTGGTAATAACCGATGTTACCGACGACACCGTCAAGCTGGATGCCAACCATCCGCTGGCCGGTCAGGAGCTGATTTTCGAGATCGAAGTAGTTGAAGTAGCCTGA
- a CDS encoding glycine--tRNA ligase: MASKNRLDKIVSLSKARGFIFQSSEIYGGLSAVYDYGPLGVELKRKLNQAWWAAMTQKHDNIVGLDAAILMHPKVWKASGHVDSFSDPMIDDKQSKMRYRADILIEVHIQKLREKGDDAHADNIQQLLDSSGTRKSLNEDLYDIIMEEQIKGPDSGAFDWTEVRQFNLMFKTQFGATASSEESEVYIRPETAQGIFVNVTNVLNTTRQQVPFGIAQIGKAFRNEVVARQFVFRMREFEQMEMQYFVKPGTDSDEYARWREERFAWHKSIGIRPSKLRFHDHPEDKLAHYAKEAVDVQYEFPIGWQEVEGIHNRTDFDLGAHQEHSGKKMEYFDPRSQERFIPYVVETSIGLDRCLLMVLCDAFREEEVPGDKEGTVETRTVLKMHPKLAPITAGVFPLIKKPELQEVARKITDELSEDYKVQYDEKGSIGKRYRRLDEAGTPFCITVDFDGLEDNTVTIRDRDSMKQERIGIDKAGQVIRDRMKSWNPEDA, encoded by the coding sequence ATGGCATCAAAAAACCGACTGGATAAAATCGTATCCCTTTCAAAGGCGCGGGGTTTCATATTTCAATCATCCGAGATTTACGGCGGACTCAGCGCCGTCTATGATTACGGTCCGCTGGGGGTGGAGCTCAAACGAAAGCTGAATCAGGCATGGTGGGCGGCCATGACCCAGAAGCACGATAATATCGTCGGTCTGGATGCCGCCATCCTCATGCATCCCAAAGTGTGGAAAGCCAGCGGCCATGTCGACAGCTTCAGCGATCCCATGATCGATGACAAACAGTCCAAAATGCGCTACCGGGCGGATATCCTCATCGAAGTCCACATCCAGAAACTGCGAGAAAAAGGGGATGACGCGCACGCCGATAACATCCAGCAACTGCTCGATAGCTCCGGAACCCGAAAATCCCTCAATGAGGATTTGTACGATATCATCATGGAGGAACAGATCAAGGGGCCGGACAGCGGCGCGTTTGACTGGACCGAAGTGCGCCAGTTCAATCTGATGTTCAAAACACAGTTTGGTGCCACGGCATCCAGTGAGGAATCAGAGGTGTATATTCGTCCGGAGACCGCACAGGGGATTTTTGTCAATGTTACCAACGTATTGAATACCACGCGTCAGCAGGTGCCGTTCGGGATCGCGCAAATCGGCAAGGCGTTTCGCAATGAGGTGGTGGCCAGGCAGTTCGTGTTTCGCATGCGGGAATTCGAACAGATGGAAATGCAGTATTTTGTCAAGCCCGGAACCGACTCCGACGAGTACGCCCGCTGGAGGGAAGAGCGGTTTGCCTGGCACAAAAGCATAGGAATCAGGCCGTCAAAGCTGCGGTTCCACGACCATCCCGAAGACAAGCTTGCCCACTACGCCAAAGAGGCGGTGGATGTGCAGTACGAGTTTCCGATCGGATGGCAGGAAGTCGAAGGTATCCACAATCGAACAGACTTCGACCTGGGAGCGCATCAGGAGCACTCCGGCAAAAAAATGGAGTATTTCGATCCGCGCAGCCAGGAGCGTTTTATCCCCTATGTGGTGGAAACGTCCATCGGACTTGACCGCTGCCTGCTTATGGTTCTCTGCGACGCGTTTCGCGAGGAAGAGGTGCCCGGTGACAAGGAAGGAACCGTGGAAACCCGAACCGTGCTCAAAATGCACCCCAAACTGGCACCGATCACCGCGGGAGTTTTCCCGCTTATCAAAAAGCCGGAACTGCAGGAAGTGGCGCGGAAAATCACCGACGAACTCTCGGAAGACTACAAGGTGCAGTACGATGAAAAGGGGTCCATCGGCAAGAGATACCGACGTCTGGACGAAGCGGGAACACCGTTCTGTATTACAGTGGATTTTGATGGGCTGGAAGACAATACCGTGACTATCCGCGACCGGGACTCCATGAAGCAGGAACGGATCGGCATCGATAAGGCAGGACAGGTGATTCGTGACAGGATGAAGTCCTGGAATCCGGAAGATGCCTGA
- the asd gene encoding aspartate-semialdehyde dehydrogenase translates to MAEYRVGVLGATGAVGQKFIHLLRDHPWFKVTALGASDRSAGKTYRDAANWLESTEIPEDVAGQTVTTCEPGNMDVDFVFSGLDSAVATDIELSFAKAGIPVISNARNYRQHETVPLMVAEVNPDHAELIKDQKFDPNGRGFIVTNPNCVCIPLVMALKPIYDAFGVEEIILTSVQAVSGAGYPGVPSLDILGNILPYIGGEEEKIGLEPLKLLGKLENGKVEFEKIPIQATSFRAPVIDGHLLSIAAKLSKKPGSIDEVKEVVRNWKNPIADLKLPSSPEKPVRLYDDFRYPQPRHHALAEKGMQVGMGRMRESQVFDIAFTALGHNTIRGAAGCSILNAELLVSKGYIK, encoded by the coding sequence ATGGCTGAATATCGTGTTGGTGTACTTGGAGCTACCGGAGCGGTAGGACAAAAATTTATTCATTTGCTGCGTGATCACCCCTGGTTCAAGGTTACCGCGCTTGGGGCATCGGACCGCAGTGCCGGAAAAACGTATCGTGATGCCGCAAACTGGCTGGAATCGACTGAAATACCGGAAGATGTAGCCGGACAGACGGTGACGACCTGCGAGCCCGGAAATATGGATGTCGATTTTGTATTCTCCGGACTCGATTCGGCGGTTGCGACCGATATCGAGCTCTCTTTTGCCAAAGCAGGTATCCCCGTAATATCCAATGCCCGCAATTACCGACAGCACGAGACCGTACCTTTGATGGTGGCTGAAGTGAACCCGGACCACGCTGAGCTTATAAAGGACCAGAAGTTCGACCCGAACGGCCGCGGATTCATTGTTACCAACCCGAATTGCGTGTGCATCCCCCTGGTGATGGCACTCAAGCCGATTTATGACGCTTTTGGAGTTGAGGAAATTATTCTGACATCCGTCCAGGCTGTCTCCGGTGCCGGTTATCCGGGGGTTCCCAGTCTGGATATCCTCGGCAACATCCTGCCCTATATCGGCGGTGAAGAGGAAAAAATTGGCCTGGAGCCGTTGAAACTGCTCGGCAAACTCGAAAATGGGAAAGTAGAATTTGAGAAAATTCCGATTCAGGCGACTTCATTTCGTGCTCCGGTAATCGACGGACACCTTCTCTCGATTGCCGCCAAACTCTCCAAAAAGCCCGGCAGCATTGACGAAGTTAAAGAGGTCGTCCGCAACTGGAAGAATCCGATTGCCGACCTGAAGCTGCCATCCAGTCCGGAGAAACCGGTTCGGCTGTACGATGACTTCCGTTACCCGCAACCTCGCCATCATGCCCTTGCCGAGAAAGGAATGCAGGTGGGGATGGGCCGCATGCGCGAATCCCAGGTGTTCGATATAGCTTTCACCGCACTGGGCCACAACACCATTCGCGGCGCCGCAGGATGCTCCATCCTGAACGCGGAACTGCTGGTTTCAAAAGGCTACATCAAATAA